From a single Nitrososphaerales archaeon genomic region:
- a CDS encoding DegT/DnrJ/EryC1/StrS family aminotransferase — MKEIPINMPFFDKREVSEVKKVIEEGNLTSSTFQGGNRVREVESMFCKFVGTKYTAALNSGTSALQASLMALGIGKNDEVLLPSFTFVATANAVLAVGAIPVFVDIKKDDYTMDPEDLEDRITDNSKAIIPVHLYGHVADIRRIMEIANKNSLYVIEDACQSLGSTLHGKQTGSFGDIGCFSFYASKVITSGEGGAVATNSKELVDKIKMIRNHGMFNGYDTRILGLNFRMTEICAAITKVQLKKVEKILQIRRKNATTLTKMLSDLDIVLPREGDGSRYNWYLYTIALDNRDVTMKKLNSMGIGATAYYKTPTHRTPFYSIYRVNLPNTEWAADHVLSLPVHPSVSVQDIGYIVDAVRKVLNAEKRN, encoded by the coding sequence ATGAAGGAGATCCCTATAAACATGCCCTTTTTCGATAAGAGAGAGGTGAGCGAAGTAAAGAAGGTCATTGAGGAAGGGAATCTAACGAGCTCTACTTTTCAGGGAGGCAATAGGGTTAGAGAAGTAGAGTCGATGTTTTGCAAGTTTGTTGGCACGAAGTATACTGCTGCATTAAATTCAGGCACGTCAGCACTACAAGCGTCACTCATGGCTCTTGGAATAGGTAAGAATGATGAAGTGCTATTACCATCCTTTACCTTCGTTGCTACTGCAAACGCTGTACTTGCTGTGGGTGCCATTCCTGTCTTCGTTGATATAAAGAAAGACGATTACACAATGGACCCAGAAGATCTTGAAGATAGAATTACTGATAATTCTAAAGCCATAATTCCAGTGCATCTGTACGGTCACGTGGCAGACATCAGGAGAATAATGGAGATTGCTAACAAGAATTCTCTTTATGTTATAGAGGATGCATGCCAATCGCTGGGATCAACACTACATGGTAAACAAACAGGTTCGTTTGGCGATATAGGATGCTTCAGCTTCTATGCGAGCAAGGTGATAACTTCTGGCGAAGGAGGTGCTGTTGCTACAAATAGCAAAGAACTTGTAGATAAGATAAAAATGATTAGGAACCATGGCATGTTTAACGGATATGACACAAGAATACTTGGCCTTAACTTTCGCATGACTGAAATATGCGCTGCGATAACAAAAGTGCAGTTAAAAAAGGTAGAAAAGATTCTACAAATACGAAGGAAGAACGCAACGACTTTAACAAAAATGCTTTCCGATCTTGATATAGTACTTCCAAGAGAAGGAGATGGCTCTAGATACAACTGGTACCTCTATACAATAGCTCTCGACAATAGAGATGTCACAATGAAGAAACTGAATTCAATGGGCATAGGTGCAACCGCTTACTACAAAACACCTACACATAGAACACCCTTCTATTCCATCTATCGTGTAAACCTGCCAAACACCGAATGGGCAGCGGATCACGTGTTATCCCTTCCCGTGCATCCGTCGGTAAGTGTGCAGGATATAGGATATATCGTTGATGCGGTAAGGAAGGTTCTGAATGCAGAAAAACGAAATTGA